In Fusobacterium perfoetens, one genomic interval encodes:
- a CDS encoding chromate transporter has translation MIYLTLYWSFVQIGLFSIGGGYAALPLIQQQVIEIHNWLTFEEFTDLLTISQMTPGPIALNASTFVGTKIAGISGAVVATLGCVTPSCIIVLTLAYFYYKYRELRTIKKILEVLRPVVVSLIGTAGASIVITAFWGQKTMGTLAEINKTAVVLFAICFGILQKFKLNPVTVIVLSGIIGVGIYGKFI, from the coding sequence ATGATATATTTAACTTTATATTGGAGTTTTGTTCAAATTGGACTTTTTAGTATAGGTGGAGGTTATGCAGCACTGCCACTTATTCAACAACAAGTAATAGAGATACATAATTGGTTGACTTTTGAAGAATTTACAGACCTATTGACAATTTCTCAAATGACACCGGGACCAATAGCTTTAAATGCTTCTACTTTTGTTGGAACAAAAATAGCTGGAATTTCTGGAGCAGTTGTAGCCACTTTAGGTTGTGTTACACCTTCTTGTATAATTGTTTTGACACTTGCTTATTTTTATTATAAATATAGAGAATTAAGAACAATAAAAAAAATTTTGGAAGTTTTAAGACCAGTGGTTGTTTCTCTTATTGGAACAGCGGGAGCTTCAATAGTTATAACAGCTTTTTGGGGACAAAAAACAATGGGAACTTTAGCTGAAATAAATAAAACAGCAGTGGTTCTGTTTGCTATCTGTTTTGGGATATTACAAAAATTTAAACTTAATCCAGTTACAGTGATAGTCCTTTCAGGGATAATTGGAGTAGGTATCTATGGAAAATTTATATAA
- a CDS encoding chromate transporter produces MEKDKKLYLKLFLSTFYLSAFTFGGGYVIVPLMKKKFVEDLKWIDEKEMLDLVAIGQSAPGPIAVNTSILVGYQIAGIKGAISSITGTVLPPLLIITIISFFYSIFKENVIVNSALQGMQSGVAAIICFAVYKMAKDIFKEKKISQVIIMILAFVVAYFLKVNVALVIIIAALYGVIKK; encoded by the coding sequence ATGGAAAAAGATAAAAAATTATATTTAAAACTGTTTCTTTCAACATTTTATTTAAGTGCTTTTACTTTTGGAGGAGGGTATGTAATAGTTCCTCTTATGAAGAAAAAATTTGTTGAGGACTTAAAATGGATAGATGAAAAAGAGATGCTAGACTTGGTAGCTATTGGGCAATCAGCACCAGGACCTATAGCAGTAAATACATCTATTTTAGTTGGTTATCAAATAGCAGGGATAAAAGGAGCTATTAGTTCTATTACAGGAACAGTATTACCACCACTGTTAATAATAACTATAATTTCTTTTTTTTATAGTATTTTTAAAGAAAATGTTATAGTTAATTCTGCTCTTCAAGGAATGCAATCTGGAGTAGCAGCAATAATCTGTTTTGCAGTTTATAAGATGGCGAAAGATATTTTTAAAGAAAAAAAAATAAGTCAAGTAATAATAATGATACTTGCCTTTGTAGTAGCATATTTTTTAAAAGTAAATGTGGCACTAGTAATAATTATAGCAGCTCTATATGGGGTGATTAAAAAATGA